The Paenibacillus uliginis N3/975 genome has a window encoding:
- a CDS encoding rhodanese-like domain-containing protein — MKPISQIEPSELKSRLQSGENIYMIDVREDDEVAHGMIAGAKHIPMGDIPSRLDEIPRNTEVIFICRSGRRSEHVCNFLSHQGIDNIVNMSGGMLQWYADEE; from the coding sequence ATGAAACCAATTTCTCAAATTGAACCTTCCGAATTAAAAAGCAGACTCCAAAGTGGAGAAAACATTTACATGATCGACGTGCGTGAAGACGATGAAGTTGCGCATGGCATGATTGCCGGCGCCAAGCATATTCCGATGGGTGACATCCCTAGCCGGCTGGACGAAATCCCCCGGAACACCGAAGTTATTTTCATCTGCCGCAGCGGCAGACGCAGCGAACATGTGTGTAATTTTTTGAGCCATCAGGGTATCGACAATATTGTTAATATGAGTGGCGGCATGCTCCAGTGGTATGCGGATGAGGAATAG